One part of the Rutidosis leptorrhynchoides isolate AG116_Rl617_1_P2 chromosome 1, CSIRO_AGI_Rlap_v1, whole genome shotgun sequence genome encodes these proteins:
- the LOC139841684 gene encoding protein STRUBBELIG-RECEPTOR FAMILY 2-like: protein MNFMNVVKISNLKTPTLERHNEHYQAFLPRCLYFSVFALVVFHTGLGSARTDIYDVKALQDLYGSFNSPPQLKGWKSSGGDPCQEAWTGVSCIGTSVIQIKLDNLNITGNLGYQLDSFHHLRQLDVSNNNIYGEIPYGLPLNLTHLNLACNNLSQYIPYSLSSLKYLRHMNMSHNFLTGPVGNVFTGLIFLIEMDLSYNEFIGDLPSSFGTLRGLSRLFLQHNEFTGSVIFLASLQLTDLDIQDNHFSGIIPKEFQYIHNLWIRGNMFDVGGSPAWEFPLDNPIEQQNITTPPSTESSAVESYPFPDSVKHKKKKTGKKTAFIIVGSTLVAACLLLFFMNRFHSSRRKLNIPESSEGSHLSLPISMARDSASTVLEESPEVSLISSPATHPKHVAPVCHKVVRVNRRRSFAKKNRVPIGAKLYTVAELELATNSFSRTNFLGEGSLGTVYRAEFPDGQVFALKCIRTVALSLHEEQKFLEVIWSASRLRHPNIITLHGYCVEQGQHMIVYEYVRNLSLDQALHSEIYTPLSWGLRLRIALGIARALNYLHSACVPSVAHRNLKASNVLLDEDLTARISDCGLSVLKPLTINNAKAEASEMDGGGIAYEHTQSLSDNLKDDIYAFGVLLLELLTGKQPFDGFEPKEENSLVQWASTRLHDNESLDEMVEPALQNTIPPKVLSRFADIVSLCIQAEKGFRPSISEILESLTQMLDDYRRTRTAADTDLDPFDRSFRSTHSRFLASPTLSYMSI from the exons ATGAATTTTATGAACGTTGTGAAAATAAGTAATTTGAAAACACCCACGTTAGAAAGACATAATGAACACTATCAAGCGTTTCTACCAAG ATGCTTGTACTTCAGCGTATTTGCGTTGGTGGTGTTTCATACTGGACTAGGTTCTGCACGTACCGATATATACGACG TTAAAGCTCTTCAAGATCTATATGGGTCCTTTAATAGTCCACCGCAGCTCAAGGGATGGAAATCAAGCGGCGGTGATCCATGTCAAGAAGCATGGACTGGAGTTTCCTGTATTGGGACCTCAGTAATCCAAAT TAAACTTGACAACCTGAACATTACTGGAAACCTTGGTTACCAGCTCGATAGTTTCCATCACTTGAGGCAACT GGATGTTAGCAACAACAACATTTATGGTGAAATTCCATATGGTCTGCCTTTGAATCTAACACACTT AAATTTGGCATGCAACAATTTAAGCCAGTACATACCTTATTCGTTATCTTCCCTGAAATATCTTCGACATAT GAATATGAGCCACAACTTTTTGACAGGGCCAGTTGGGAATGTATTCACGGGCCTAATATTTCTCATAGAAAT GGACCTGTCTTACAACGAATTTATAGGAGACCTTCCAAGTTCCTTTGGAACTCTCAGAGGCCTGTCACGATT GTTCTTGCAGCATAATGAATTCACAGGATCAGTAATCTTTCTAGCAAGCCTTCAGCTAACAGATCT GGACATACAAGACAACCATTTTAGTGGAATTATTCCGAAAGAATTCCAATATATACACAATTTGTG GATTAGAGGTAATATGTTTGACGTAGGGGGCAGTCCAGCCTGGGAGTTTCCCCTCGATAATCCTATAGAGCAGCAGAATATTACCACTCCACCATCAACCGAGTCAAGTGCAGTTGAGAGTTATCCTTTCCCAGATTCAGTCAAGCACAAGAAGAAAAAAACAGGCAAAAAAACAGCTTTTATCATTGTTGGAAGTACTCTTGTTGCAGCTTGCTTACTACTCTTTTTCATGAACCGATTTCATAGTAGTCGCAGAAAGTTAAATATACCAGAGAGCAGTGAAGGGTCACATTTATCACTTCCAATCAGTATGGCCAGAG ATAGTGCATCTACAGTCCTTGAGGAGAGCCCAGAAGTGTCGCTTATCAGCTCACCTGCTACTCACCCAAAGCATGTAGCTCCTGTCTGTCATAAAGTTGTGAGAGTGAATAGAAGAAGAAGTTTTGCTAAGAAGAACAGAGTGCCTATAGGTGCAAAGTTATACACTGTGGCTGAACTGGAGTTAGCTACAAATAGCTTCAGTAGAACTAATTTTCTAGGAGAAGGATCTTTAGGCACAGTGTACAGAGCCGAGTTCCCTGATGGCCAG GTGTTTGCCTTGAAGTGCATCAGAACAGTAGCACTTTCTCTTCATGAAGAACAGAAGTTTTTGGAGGTTATCTGGAGTGCGTCTCGTTTAAGGCATCCTAACATCATAACACTTCATGGGTACTGCGTAGAACAGGGACAACATATGATTGTATATGAATATGTAAGAAATCTCTCTCTTGATCAAGCTTTGCATTCGGAAATATACACGCCTTTATCTTGGGGACTTCGCCTTCGAATTGCTCTTGGAATAGCCCGAGCTTTGAA CTACCTGCATTCTGCATGTGTGCCTTCTGTGGCTCACAGAAATTTGAAGGCTTCTAATGTTTTACTTGATGAAGACTTAACTGCTCGCATATCTGACTGCGGTCTATCCGTTTTGAAGCCCCTAACAATCAACAATGCTAAAGCTGAG GCTTCTGAAATGGATGGTGGTGGCATTGCTTATGAACACACCCAATCTCTATCCGATAACCTGAAGGATGACATCTACGCATTTGGAGTACTGCTCCTGGAACTGTTGACTGGAAAACAGCCTTTTGACGG ATTTGAGCCAAAAGAAGAGAACTCCCTGGTTCAGTGGGCTTCAACCCGGCTTCATGACAACGAGTCCTTGGATGAGATGGTTGAACCAGCCCTCCAAAACACGATTCCCCCAAAGGTTCTTTCACGATTTGCTGATATAGTATCTCTCTGTATTCAG GCCGAGAAGGGATTCAGACCTTCTATATCAGAAATCCTTGAATCATTGACGCAAATGCTAGATGACTACCGCAGAACGAGAACAGCAGCTGATACAGATCTTGATCCATTTGATAGGTCTTTTCGATCAACACATTCGCGCTTCCTCGCATCACCGACATTGAGCTATATGTCTATCTGA